Proteins from a genomic interval of Chanodichthys erythropterus isolate Z2021 chromosome 8, ASM2448905v1, whole genome shotgun sequence:
- the LOC137025165 gene encoding ladderlectin-like, with protein sequence MADAIFLYMPEFVSGKTECFRKQCDFSQNTFFRQQTKVIWNDMRRNCQGLGANLASVHNKPENEFLLGLLPTASSRGWIGAHDGEQEGQWLWTNGTVNDFTNWCAGEPNNLGTENCVDINWTSNRCWNDWTCAGQIGYFCVTDA encoded by the exons ATGGCAGATGCAATATTTCTTTACATGCCGGAATTTGTAAGCGGAAAAACTGAATGCTTCAGGAAACAATGTGACTTTTCTCAAAACACCTTTTTTCGTCAACAGACAAAAGtcatttggaacgacatgagg AGAAACTGCCAAGGTCTTGGTGCGAATCTCGCATCTGTGCATAATAAACCGGAAAATGAGTTTCTGCTGGGTCTGTTGCCTACTGCTTCCTCACGTGGTTGGATTGGTGCTCATGATGGTGAACAA GAAGGACAGTGGTTGTGGACTAATGGAACTGTGAATGACTTTACCAACTGGTGCGCTGGAGAACCTAACAATCTGGGTACTGAGAACTGTGTGGACATCAACTGGACCT CTAACCGTTGCTGGAACGACTGGACATGTGCAGGCCAAATAGGCTATTTTTGTGTTACAGATGCTTGA